The Plasmodium malariae genome assembly, chromosome: 3 genome window below encodes:
- the PmUG01_03036200 gene encoding Plasmodium exported protein, unknown function: protein MKTKNKLLFSNIIFMFMWLSWVRYISSDKFNVSLDENYNLLKKLARRTCRLLSKYKPIKDSITVLLKENISNNEKYKEKYVLNDVELTRGSYIHPSKSSSNNIECYENSRKSKSLVCQRKDPHFGKRILDKIYYSNNVKCAMNSDFNFLKNCKKNKIYFLYALFFLFVVRLILDIASIDFKNWNINLKFLQEWEIPAQILSYILTLIFLLIFILVCRKIKKYDKMLHVKSEINNSQYNHFHRIGL from the exons atgaaaacaaaaaataagttactgttttctaatataatttttatgtttatgtggTTAAGTTGGGTGCGCTATATTAGCAGTGATAag ttTAATGTATCTTTGGACGAAAACTACAATCTTCTTAAAAAGCTAGCTAGAAGAACATGTAGattattatcaaaatataagcCCATTAAGGATTCAATTActgtattattaaaagaaaatatttcaaataatgaaaaatacaaagaaaaatatgtattaaacGATGTTGAATTAACAAGAGGAAGTTATATACATCCAAGTAAAAGTTCatcaaataatatagaatGCTATGAAAATTCTAGGAAAAGTAAATCTTTAGTATGCCAAAGAAAAGATCCACATTTtggaaaaagaatattagacaaaatatattattcaaataatgTTAAGTGTGCTATGAATTctgattttaattttttaaaaaattgtaaaaaaaacaaaatatactttttgtacgctttgtttttcttatttgttGTACGGCTAATACTAGATATTGCTTCAATAGATTTTAAGAACTGGAATATTAACTTAAAATTTCTACAAGAATGGGAGATACCAGCACAAATATTAAGCTATATATTgactttaatatttttattaatatttattttagtcTGCAgaaagattaaaaaatacgATAAAATGTTGCATGTAAAAAGTGAAATTAATAATAGCCAATATAATCATTTCCATAGAATAGGCTTATAA